Part of the Nicotiana sylvestris chromosome 2, ASM39365v2, whole genome shotgun sequence genome, ATTGTAAGGGCAGATGGAAGGGAATCCAGACTTGGCCATCTCTGTCTGGTGTAATCATCATATCCCTCAGCAGGGATGTCTAGAATCTATCCCAGTTTCTCTGCATCAAATGTCACTTGAACTCCTTTGACTTTGCTTGTAACTCTGTCATCTTTGACTTCAACATTtgccatgaattcaatgattttaTTTCTGGCCATTctcccatccatctgaaggaccatgtccttccagcccTGAGCAGCTAGTGTGTTAACCAAACGAatcattcctggttccaccaAATCTTTCAGCAATCTTCCCTTAATAAAatttcttttgccaaacatgaccagcttgtcttgttcaccatcagactCACTTTCTTCAtcaccactccattcctcatcttcagaAACTCTAACTTGTTTACTTTTTACTGCAGACCTGGTCCTCTTGGCCAATGAAGGTTCATGATCCTCAGACATagatgaagacttcttggaagaagtttttgcctttttgggcttgggggtctgaacctctAATGTTGTAACTTTCTCctgatggacctgttccatctcctcaacatcaacagcttctgaggactctgcaaccttaccttttcctttatccatccttttcttcttactttcAGCTAAAGCCTTTTGTAGATCACTCTCACTTTGtttcaccctgcttcttgtggctcttcccttTGGCAAGGAAGTTTCAGTAGGTGTTGGGGAGGAAGCCTTTCATTTCTTGGAAGATTTAGGAGCACTAGGGGCTTTTGGTGTGggagttctccttttctttggattGTAACTTGCACCTACCTTTTTCAAaaggtctgctagggtctcttcaACTAATGAACCAAGTTCATCTCCCTGTGAACTTAGATTAACTAACTCTTCAGCAGCTtcaccagaaccacttccccctaaCTTCTTGTCACTTTCTTCAATAGTTTCCTATGCAACCCCATAAATAGCAGATACATGCAATACAACAGTGGGTAAGTAATCAACCAcccctttcccttttcccctcacaTCACCACATTCACcctttctctccttttctttttacctCTACTCCTTCTTAACTCAGGTAATTCCACATCCCTGATAGGCCCaaccaaaacaaacctattttctaaattttctgtcaaagaagaacttaccttagaagggAATTTTTGAACCTTCTCAGAGTTAGAAGACCCAGTTCCTTCCCCCTCACTAGCAGATTTATATGACTCAGAATCAGAGTCAGAATCAGAATTTTGAGCCTGACTTGCCTTTAATTGCTCGTTCAATTTCTTTAAGAGAGCACCAGATGCCACCGTTTTGCGAGCAAGCATTTTTACTCTTCTTAGCCTGGGTTTGGGAGTTGTGCTAGGTGGAGGAGGGGTAGTTGAATCAGAGGGAGTGGGCTGTGGAGGAGTTCCAGGGTTTTCTTGTGGGTTTGTCATTATAGTTGTTTTCTTAAGTGAATTGGTGAGTTAAACCTTTGGAGAAGAAAGTAATTTAGAGTGAAGAAGGTTTTTGACGGTTCTGAATTTTGAGGGTGGCAGAAAGTAATAACGAGTATTTAAAGGGAAAGACTCATTTAATGAATAACAGTAGCTTTAACgatcaattagaggtctaatcaacctaaaattgcaggttgaacgaacggttaagcttccctagattttaggtaATTTTTGTGGTTAGAATTCTAATGAGGACGGAACTAGTTCAAAAACAAACGGATAGGATTTTCTAAGGTGTTGAACAATTATAGTACTgtgctcatgatttaaatatttatttttctaattgtgcagagtatagaaaacataccttggCATTCAGATAAAACAATACtgatgaactaggttcttcatttagaattttcttgaccatgcctcaatttaccacaatagagaaaattttgtaagagatcagtgagtcatattaacatATATCACATGAGTATGCTATTTACAGTATGaaactgagtaaaaattaatctagatatttacacatgTTCTGATTTCCTAGACAAAAtctttttttcaatatttttatttttttttaattttttatttttattgtgcattctgagctggtcccattaggtgatcttaatcatccctaattctaacttgttcatttcaaagttttctctaatcagtgctttagtaaagatgtcaacaatttgtttatcagtagcacagaattctatggtAATCAATCCCTTCTCTAGCACATAATTCTATGGTAATCAATCtcttctcatagttatctcttaagaagtgatgtctaacatctatgttcttagtcctcttatgatgaacatggttctttgtcatacttatagcactagtgttatcacagaagataggaatgcaaccaactttaatgccaaaatctatcagcTGCTATTTGATTCACATCAATTGAGAACAACAAGAGGCAACatcaacatattcagcctcagcagtggataaggccactgaattatAATTTTTAGTGGCCCaggatacaagacatgaaccaagaaaatgagccatacctgaggttcTCTTcttatccacaaggaaacctgcattGTCAACAttagcatatcctactagattgaaattactacctttagggtaccaaagacaaagatcagtagtgcctttcaaatatctcaatATCCTCTTAACAgtagtcaagtgagattccttaggatttgcctgaaaacgagcacaaagccctacactgaaaactatgtcaggtctgctagcagtaagatcaaaagtgaaccaatcatacccctaaaCAACTTCTGATTAACAAATGAACCAAGGTCATATATGTCTAATTTAGTATATGTTGCAATGGGTAtatctatttcctttgattcatccattttcaactttttaatcaactcttttgcatatttttgctgatggatcatggttccatttgggttttatttgatctgtaagcctaagaaaaagttaagctcacccatcatactcatttcaaactcactccccattaatttggcaaaatccttacttagtttgtcAGTGGTTGCCCAAAAAATTATGTCattaacatatatttgtaccacaagaagaTCCTTTCCTTTTTCCCTCAGGAATatagtactgtcaattttacctcttttgtagacatgttcaagcaggaatttggacaatcgttcatacgatgctctaggagcctgcttgagtccatagagagccttgtctaatttgtacacatgttccggacactccttgctctcaaaccctggaggttgtttgacaaacacttctttttttaggtagccattcaggaaggcacttttgacatccatctgataaagagtgaattccatgtatgCTGCAAAgtctatgaggagtcttattgcctccagtcttgcaactggagcaaaggtgttatcataatctataccctcctcttggctataaccttggaccaccagtcttgccttgttccttgtaactgttccatcttcatcaagcttgtttctaaagacccatttagtgccaattactaatctatccttgggtcttggaactagatgccaaacttgacttctctcaaactgattgagttcatcttgcattgcaattacccaatctgcatcctgcaaagcctcagcaacatttttaggttcaataagagatatgaaagcatcaaaagcacacagattctttaattgtgacctagttttaactccagaggttggatttgtgattatgttctcaatgagatgagaactttgatacttgtaaggttttaCAACTAACTAATTTTTGCTTGATGTTTATCCTATGGTCTGTTGATGAGGAACATGGTCATGAACAGGTTTCTTTAGGGGATTGGTTTTAGTTTCTCTTTGTTCAGTTCCCTCTGTCAGGTTGCCCTAGATGGAAGAACATGTTCCAacacatgttccttcttttggtgcaacTTTAGCTTGAGCTGAGACTTCAGTCAAGTCTTTTACCAGCctaatagcttcatcttcatgttcctgtctctcagaaagaatgttagtttcatcaaaaactacatgtacactttcttctacacacaaagttcttttattgtacactttataagctttgcaatgtgaagaatatcccaagaatactccctcatcacttctgggatcaaacttaacTAGGgaatcctttccattattgtgcataaagcacttgcatccaaatgccctaagatgggatatatttggatttctccctttaagtaactcatagggagtcttctctacaagaggtctagtcatgcatctattagtGATGTAACATACAGTATTTACAACCTCTGTCCAGAAGCTATGAGGCAGTTTACtggaaagaagcatagtcctagccatatcttcaagagtcctattctttctttcaactactccattttgttgaggagtcctaggggcagaaaaattatgatataTACCAtgttcatcacaaaattcagcaaactaagcattttcaaattcagttccatgatcagacctgattgatgcaagttgattacctagttgtttctgagtttttctaacaaaggcagtaaacataTCAAATTCTTCATACTTAGATATTaaaaatagtacccaggtaaacctagaataatcatcaacaagtaccatcacatatttcttaccacctatGCTCAATGAACTAGTTCCATCGacctggttgtgcttaccattttcttgtttttaaaggatgatcttacctgcttcccccttgcacaagtctcacaaactttgtcttccttgaacttgatgttaggtaaccctatcactaGATCCTTAGAGAtaaatttgttgagttgattcagacttgcatgaccaagtcttttgtgccacaggaggggatcattgtccaacacactcaagcaagtgagttcattttttgaaagagtagacaaatctacaatgtaaatattgttaactctttttccctgcaaaacaatcttgtcagtggtaagattaatcacaaagcatttggcaaaggtaaatgctacaaggttatATCTGTCACATAGTTGcgatacactgattaggctatattttaagccatctatcaagtagacattctcaatggaatgtgagtctgtcttacctacctttccaatcCCAATAATCTCacatttcttcccatttccaaaagagatattacctccttttaagtcctcatgtgaaaggaactggttcttgcttccagtcatatgttttgagctgccactatccatgtaccatatttggctacttcccttcacttggtcctgcaaaaagaaatcaggggttagtcttaggaacccaaactagtttgggtccctttctataggaaAAAGGGTAAATTAAATTCCTTTTGGCCCATCCAGGcaacctatttttctcttgaacaaaggttttgttcttttgactggcctttttgtttggcattacattcatttttgtcatgaccagtcttgccacagtgtgtgcagattttgttttcatgaagagtgatgtacttgcttttggggtcCAACTTAGGTGCTTGGGTCCCATATCCAATTCCTCTATTGTTGCTACTGTggtgttcttgtagccaggatagtgcatcagaagccttattccatttgcaagttctatctagttcatgcttcaccttgcctagatcttcttttaggactcttatctgttcatctttcttgtacaactcatctttcctagattttcttctaaggtgagatgtgtgtgagCAACTTTCTTCTTACTTGTTCCtagttttagttttaaattttcagacctaagttctaagacactggtgtcaagttcaagaacctggttcttcaactcagcatttcTACTGTCACTTTCATTAGtcctagattctagatttttgcacttggcttttaagatcacacactccctagacagctgttccttctcattgtttatTACCTTAGACTCATCGATGAAGTCTAGCAATAGTTCagataacctttctttagacaaatatttaatcttgtctttgagatgaatcacacttgcctcttgttcatcatctgattcttcAATGGCCATAAGTACTTGTTCATCTCTatcttcatcttctgaatcctcatatgatgtttctccccaagcagcaaccatagcctttgttgatcctttgttccttttgggttgaacctATTCCTTCTTCCTATTCCTTCGTTCAGTCatttctttcttccattcaatttcccactgaggatagttcttgatcatgtgattagtcttgccacatttgtagcaaccctcgttggtctgtttctcaggagcccttttgttgaaggttgtacctcttgaagaaccctttcctctcatcaggtaccTTTTGAATTGCTTGTGATCATgtccatttcatcatcctctagaTCTGCACCCTtagctattctgagagccagactcctttccttcttgggtgcatccattttcatggtttgccttctcagttcataggcagtgagatttccaatcagttcatccaacatgagagtagcaatgttctttgattcctgaatagcagtgattttgctttcccaagttactAGTAAGACctttgtcaagattttctcaaccttgtcttcttcaaggataattctcccaagagatttaagttcatttgttagtgttgtgaaccttgtgtacatttcctggatagtttctccttccttcatagtgaaattTTCATATTGAGAATACATCATTGTttctcttgatctctttacttgaggagttccttcattagccacttgtaaagtggcccatatctccttagcagtggtacaactttgaatcctgcTGTACTCTtctggacccagtccacacacaagccatttcttggccttggcattcttttcccatttcttcaaatcttcagcagtgcagtcagctcttgtctttggcacgtccactccttcagcattcttctttgtagtagcaagggggaccatcagtgactatgtcccagagttcatagtcttctcctatgatgtgatctctcatcctgtttgttgatacccaattttccctatatattttctaatatgcaaataccttcaaaatatcatatgtatacatatataagtatgtccaaatgttttagtattttttccttaatttttcaaggtttttaaatcaatttatttccctattttatccataaaaacccaataattatttccaaaattttatttttagtaaTTCATTTATTGTACTTTCACATTTATgttaaaatatagccaatattatttttgtatatttttacaaatttatttagtatttttaaagctaaattgcatataattgcaatattagcctcttttacgatttaattgtgtttatatttataaaaattaagtccagtatttttaaattgacaattatatgttataaaacattttagtactttcaattaatttttagaaattaatttgctattttttataaaataaataggaaacaatggctatttaaaatctagccagattgtatttcaattatagcctaaaattGAGACCAAATCAAGACCCAATTCCCCAGACCAATTTcaactcaaacccgaccccctaaCCCAATTCAAACAACCCAACTCGGatccccacctaacccctttTAATCTCAGtcattgatcatttagatcaacggccaccagctgccctttcctaattaaacccaaaagaccctAAACATAATTCATTTCTCACCTAccaccgcccttgaatccctcttctctctcaactctctctgaaactccTACAAACCCTAGCCGTCGCCATCAAGCTACACCCTAATCCACCCTAatacctacctaatccatggccttccgtggtcatttgagacctgtaccagccttcCATGGCTTCTATGTGTTTGGTTCTATGGTTTCACGACCAGACTTCGAAAGAGTTTGGTCTAGTCCTTGCTCGACTagtgttcatggcctttctctgaccatccacgacctttcccggccattcatggcctttcgaGGCGGGTCCTTGACCTTTTCTGGTTAGATCGTTAACTTTCAAGATGTTTTTCGTTTCTTTTgagttttctgaaaccctaatctctaagatctttcgatttctttcagatcaaccttagatctgtgcttatcatgaacttttaagcatttttttctcgaaggttcttcaacgttgttttcaaaatgactcttcattgttttgattagggttttcctttaagttatttcaaaaaccTTTTCTCTGATTCTCGATGTTATTTTATGACTTTACTATGTTTGAACTGTTTGTTAtactttccttctacttgagtcagcatgttaaaaccctaatttcttttgggtctcaATCGAGTTCTGAAGCTGTTTGTTAGATGTGTGCTTGTTTGTTTAAAATCCTTGATTGACTTATTTGTTTACCATCTTTTGTACTTGATTGTTGTTGAAAATCCTAGGTCTTTGGGTCTGAAATTGTTTGTTTGAATACTTGATTGAAAGTTcttgtttcagactctcttttatttatgtGACTTACCTGATTTTCACTATCTTTCAACTCGACTAtggctgaaaccctaactttacaaaaggtttcctcacctgctactgtgagacctttgcatgtttttgatactctattttcttcactattgattcaatgtgacttgacctacttgattactATGCTTTGAATATTTGCTTTACTATTGAACCCTTGCTTATTTCTGCCACTACTGCATGCTTGTGAttatctcttttgccaatgtgcttgGCCTCCCATGTATGATGACCCTGTTCACTTTATACTGAAGTGTAGAGCATgtttcttctttgattgatctcaatcgtgtgactgatttcaaaaactttcttttatgaactctaatttcactcgcctattaaagttaattgattcctttccttattttgccgTACTGAATCTTTTCCCAAATAAGTatatttctgtacttagacttgattacttactcaatgcttttactactccttttatggcaataatcagtttATCTCcaaattgatcttctttccttattttgaatatATCATTACCCGTTAAACATTAAATATTAAATCCTTAATTAAAGCGagtcacttgtgtaattgattcttactgttgattgtttctatatttgtattaaaactttacttgttaccttacttCTCACTCGTTTTcagaagctataaataccctgcacttTCTCTTCTTTCGAACAGACACGAAccacttgagttcagaacacacacttcactcaaagctctctctcttttctctgttactacttgtgttgctgccttgtctagccggctgaaagacaAGGCTAAGCTGTGGAAATTTGCTTAATTTTCTTTCTACATTtgcctctttactggtatgttctaattaatcatccagcatcaacaacatgtttctttactatttccttcactcttgcctgTTTCCTGCTTGTGTTTAATCCAGTTACATTACCAAGCATGCTGTAATCTGCCCCTTCCTCTTCTGAATTAATGTATTTTCTTATGTATGAACTCTATCAGtcacttattatgacttatgaatcccaaacccccatatcccctatgtgtttgtattctttggttggtttgagggcatgtcagcattagACATTGCTGGGCATGAACCAAACCTGACCCTCCCTTGGGTCATATACTTCATATCCCCTCTATATGTTGTGTTCTCTAgctggtttatgggcatgccaacaccagctattgctgtgcatgtccaaacctgacccCTCTTAGGGTCATATGCTtcctgcaatgtattcccaaacccatGACCCCTTTGTATAAGAAAATGCTGATTCTGTGTAGTGTTAGCTTTACTATTACCCTTTaccttactattctcaacccagttttCAAACAAAATCTCTGCTTCTGCACTTCCAttatactcttagacttaggttcttcccctcttgtgtgagccttgcctcgGGACctatgagctccctctaaacttggacacacaagggctggcccttccacactacactcatctctatctggttatgcaaacttgggtgtaaTCACTACCTGGGGCCCCTTGatacccttagggaactttgacacactcaagtctgagaaagacTTTGGAACAAAttgcatttgaggtggtttattccataactcaaagaggaagtcaagaatcaggctttctctggttgtaacttcttcttttacacttttctgatgtaatttattatttggaatgtaataagttgtaataaacattggggttggctagtgaaaagggctggGTAATTGTGCATTCTTATCTATTagaagggtagaaaacatgcctataggacttgtttTCTACATGTTTAATTCAACATTTAGAGAATATGCATATAAGATCTattgttttaaattctgcatgcttaacattgcatttagagaacctgtctataggGCTTGTTTAAATTCAGCATGTCTAATTCTGcatttagataatatgcctataggtttcgttttaaattttgcatgtttattaccacacttagatACCATACTCTTAAGATCTAATTGGTTATAATCCGGCATCATGTCCAATAGGTTAAAATCAGTATCGTTCAatcagatatcatgcctataggaattaaaaatagcaataatagatatcaatATCTATAGAatctgaaaccagtctagtttaaaattAGCCTAACTCGTATTGTTCTTAATCAGTTTTAAACAACCTTACTCCTTTATTTAacgcggtttagaaagcatgtctataggatctcaagtcaTTTGTTTTAGAGTTGTTACTGTTTTGCCACGTCCTAAAttagtaatagatatcatgtttataggatctcatCCAAACACTTatgcaagccttaggtgataacgaCAATAAAAACTGAACCTGTTTTTGTTAATCAGTAACTActacaaccagcagacaggcctaattaggactttttatctgagttatgtaataaactagtctgcctcaacaattaaaattctccttgccttagtactttaaattcagaccctaactgtgtttaagttgtgctatttatgtgctttgtttgaggaggtatacatgagccttttagttgtttacatgtttcccctaatatgcagtcctatgtgtttttgtatgtcgccttagcttttttcaccttttgaaacctaaaagtcagcctaatatccctcccctttaggaatagtagtcctaagttcctccgagactgataggagtgggacgagtaatagcatgcgatagtggtcgagaccaatccacgctttaattcctcaacggggtgggaagagtagatatggatatgatggccggtgcgctaataccacgtgtatctcctcttctgaggagtatcataccgggtatcgcattgatgtgatccatattataaataaacctaggaccccctccccttttcctttccttttataTTCCCAAGTATATGTAAAAATGTGACTCCTTTATCCAAAGTtcgcctttaattgttctttcaaactcttatgtgtttaaacctaaatcccctactatttgagcctatacttgtctatttgctaactgtacaaattcacaaaactatctggccgagaaccacactagtggatcatgagaggtgcctaacaccttccccttaggataatttcaagcccttaccctatctctgattATCAAGAAAACtcagaaatgaaccctataggtgtctcaatgcaccttaaatcattaggtggtgactcttcaaacacaaaacccagttcccaaaaggaatgagttgtcttatacccaatgtcataaacccgattttttgATGCGAAGAGGAAAAAAAGTGGGCGCGACagtgtggcgactctgctggggaatcttaggcttttaccactttagattgtcttgtgaatttgtaccactttatgtgcaattacttgtttaattcctttaagcatttaatatcCTTTTCAACTGTAAAACTGATATGTCTTcctgtttctttcctttattaccgctttaaattatgaaactgttgtattcaTCGCTTTCTTACtgtgcaaatacgtgccaacatgcttttaattattgcgtAATCATGCtgaacatcatactccactcgtgccaaataaataccatagcaacgcttataatgagtggttgcgctcttcctatatcattaaccccctaaatttggaaaggcatatttgtggtaaaatcagtcgatcagcggtgcaatcgacggttccgtgccttcccccttgagttgtctgctcaagggtaccagtctaaaactccatagaaaccttactctgttcgaattatgcatgcatcatggtcaaacctagctgggtcagttatgttatccatataatgatcctttaagatagccttgtccaaaaatccactgggtttccctaaaacccaaacggacaccatcacgttctatgcatttatttggagaactaaatgcttcatgctaattgttggtattaaatagtcgagtctggtgggggtaagggcctaaccttatttgttttgcagaagatgaggcacgaggtccccagtttcagtatgattagcacgcccccactcttaCTAGACTAGTGGAGAAGTCTTCCATCaagtgaccaaatcaatgagtggaaagtgagggccgccaaatctagaaaaaagttggaatatctggaatacagcctactggaattggaaggaaaagtgaggaagagagtcatcgactgccagaacgctgagggaaacgaaggagaacacctggcaaagacATTTTTACTGGCGAACCTATGCAAACTAGAGGatctgatcaacaagagcattcaacctgaggaaggtccttctgggaccaaatagataagagttttatatttttgctttatgaaatgtaataaggccaatggccattagtgtctttttatttcctgtttatttagtgtcaatttgggattcgtctatttttatcaacaaaatgaggcatttagcatcctaagttctccaaatcaatttgtctctaggcctacctcaggcacaaagaggtcccccaaattaggacatgatttacatt contains:
- the LOC138885955 gene encoding uncharacterized protein produces the protein MTNPQENPGTPPQPTPSDSTTPPPPSTTPKPRLRRVKMLARKTVASGALLKKLNEQLKASQAQNSDSDSDSESYKSASEGEGTGSSNSEKVQKFPSKETIEESDKKLGGSGSGEAAEELVNLSSQGDELGSLVEETLADLLKKASSPTPTETSLPKGRATRSRVKQSESDLQKALAESKKKRMDKGKGKVAESSEAVDVEEMEQVHQEKVTTLEVQTPKPKKAKTSSKKSSSMSEDHEPSLAKRTRSAVKSKQVRVSEDEEWSGDEESESDGEQDKLVMFGKRNFIKGRLLKDLVEPGMIRLVNTLAAQGWKDMVLQMDGRMARNKIIEFMANVEVKDDRVTSKVKGVQVTFDAEKLG